From the genome of Streptomyces sp. NBC_00464, one region includes:
- a CDS encoding DUF6919 domain-containing protein: protein MKIRLPWMSRAERQLWRAASTLDDLGELTAAWLEGRVQSHPAWQPRFGPDNETVPHVPVLATANRGGYVTTASQPGRLHTGADGTQWRQRAAVEGFVSDPVVLQRLIDTAVQAGLDVALNDADHHTKNGIPVTLKNGEPHTAVGRALRPGDLKVMWRGFPNALSLVADAHQLTIIDPDFGPSTRLWDVLTHATTRPTPHPPAPAPTVVCTNCGCSAISWNICGDGCSGVTDQTDSRCTACINPNVLIDWSKEIDDQPNECALCGAPHYSARPYCSTACKIADGAGPVEFPGATEPSRPTRA from the coding sequence ATGAAGATCCGACTGCCATGGATGAGCCGCGCGGAACGCCAACTGTGGCGGGCCGCATCCACCCTTGATGACCTCGGCGAACTCACCGCCGCATGGCTCGAAGGAAGGGTGCAGAGCCATCCCGCCTGGCAGCCGCGCTTCGGACCGGACAACGAAACCGTGCCGCATGTACCGGTCCTTGCCACCGCCAACCGCGGCGGATACGTCACCACCGCCTCACAGCCCGGCCGTCTCCACACCGGCGCCGACGGCACCCAATGGCGCCAACGCGCAGCAGTCGAGGGATTCGTATCCGACCCCGTCGTTCTCCAGCGTCTGATCGACACTGCCGTCCAGGCCGGCCTGGACGTCGCCCTGAACGATGCCGATCACCACACCAAGAACGGCATCCCCGTCACCCTCAAGAACGGTGAACCTCACACCGCCGTCGGCCGCGCACTCCGGCCCGGGGACCTCAAAGTAATGTGGCGCGGCTTCCCGAACGCTCTCAGCCTCGTGGCCGACGCTCACCAATTGACCATCATCGACCCTGATTTCGGTCCGAGCACCCGGCTGTGGGACGTCCTCACCCACGCAACGACCCGTCCGACGCCTCACCCTCCAGCCCCAGCCCCGACCGTTGTGTGCACCAACTGCGGCTGCTCGGCCATCAGCTGGAACATCTGCGGCGACGGCTGCAGCGGAGTCACCGACCAAACAGACAGCCGATGCACCGCCTGCATCAACCCGAACGTGCTCATCGACTGGTCGAAAGAGATCGACGACCAGCCCAACGAGTGCGCCCTGTGCGGCGCCCCGCACTACTCGGCCCGCCCATACTGCTCGACCGCCTGCAAGATCGCCGACGGCGCAGGACCCGTTGAGTTCCCCGGCGCGACCGAGCCCTCCCGCCCGACCAGAGCGTGA
- a CDS encoding ParA family protein — protein MPPQDKQDDRQKVTFKLPASLKADLKIRSAELGVDIQDAVAVAMTEWGSAPKDESSVVDTAGSPPFATWLTDAMTTQFKAECSARGIPYVQGLAQSVSLWLTTHPSPRHRPPESTTRRIIVCNQKGGVGKTAVTGGLGGAFAEDRELARLAGGAEVTGLNALLTSREESLPTPDGETPVEADDTYDAPELRVLLVDYDPQGHLSKQLGFKQLPATGPSLAKFMARQATGDIRDLIVPVEDDRFGGRLDLLPSCQDAFLLDVMISTARNRQATLEHALEPLEQHYDVIIIDCPPSLGMAMDAAIYYSRHRDGEREGDSGILIVVQAEDSSADAYTMLVEQIDDGMTDWRINASYLGLVVNLYDARDGHVVTSSLAEWRALGEPRVIGVIPRRKEQREAARVRRPLLAYDPSCEQSRVMRQILKEIS, from the coding sequence ATGCCGCCCCAAGACAAGCAAGATGACCGACAGAAGGTTACCTTCAAGCTCCCTGCGTCGCTGAAGGCCGATCTGAAGATCCGTTCAGCGGAACTCGGCGTCGACATTCAAGACGCGGTTGCCGTAGCGATGACCGAGTGGGGATCCGCCCCCAAGGACGAGTCCTCAGTCGTCGACACAGCCGGATCGCCGCCCTTCGCGACCTGGCTGACCGACGCGATGACCACTCAGTTCAAGGCAGAGTGCAGCGCCCGAGGAATCCCCTACGTTCAGGGCCTCGCCCAGTCAGTCTCCCTCTGGCTCACCACACACCCCTCCCCCCGCCATCGCCCGCCGGAAAGCACCACCCGACGCATCATCGTCTGCAACCAGAAAGGCGGCGTAGGGAAAACCGCCGTCACCGGAGGCCTCGGGGGTGCATTCGCAGAGGACCGCGAGCTGGCCCGCCTCGCAGGAGGCGCAGAAGTCACGGGCCTGAACGCTCTCCTGACGAGCAGGGAGGAATCGCTCCCCACCCCCGACGGCGAGACCCCTGTCGAGGCAGACGACACCTATGACGCCCCTGAACTCCGCGTCCTGCTCGTCGACTACGACCCTCAGGGCCACCTGTCCAAGCAGCTCGGCTTCAAACAGCTCCCCGCGACCGGCCCCAGCCTCGCAAAGTTCATGGCCCGCCAGGCCACAGGAGACATCCGGGATCTCATCGTCCCCGTAGAGGACGACCGATTCGGCGGCCGGCTCGACCTGCTGCCCTCCTGCCAGGACGCCTTCCTGCTGGACGTGATGATCTCAACGGCCCGCAACCGGCAGGCCACGCTCGAGCACGCCCTTGAACCCCTTGAGCAGCACTACGACGTCATCATCATTGACTGCCCACCCAGCCTGGGAATGGCGATGGACGCGGCGATCTACTACAGCCGCCATCGCGACGGCGAGCGCGAGGGCGACTCCGGCATCCTGATTGTGGTTCAGGCAGAAGACTCGTCGGCAGACGCCTACACCATGCTCGTCGAGCAGATCGACGACGGAATGACGGACTGGCGCATCAACGCCTCCTACCTCGGACTCGTGGTCAATCTCTACGACGCCCGAGACGGACACGTCGTCACCAGCTCCCTCGCGGAGTGGCGGGCACTCGGAGAGCCCCGCGTCATAGGAGTCATCCCCCGGCGAAAAGAGCAGCGCGAAGCAGCTCGGGTACGGCGCCCGCTGCTCGCCTACGACCCGTCCTGCGAGCAGTCCCGCGTCATGCGTCAGATCCTCAAGGAGATCTCGTGA
- a CDS encoding SDR family oxidoreductase, whose product MTILIVGGSGFLGSELVRQATTAGITTVATYATEPGDASPTAWCPLDLRDAGNLDAVMAEVNPHVVINASSGRADWAITAEGPLQLAIVAAKHGTRMVHVSTDAVFSGAGRVHYDEACLPDPVTPYGAAKAAAETGVLVVHPKAVVARTSLIIGHGQSVHERLVHQLAADTVDCALFTDDIRCPVHVSDLAAALLELTSSDAAGIHHLAGTDALSRHELGVLIARRDGLDASRLRAGLRAESTVPGALDVRLDSQTTQRQLRTTLRGAREFLQG is encoded by the coding sequence ATGACAATTCTGATCGTCGGCGGCAGCGGTTTTCTGGGATCCGAGCTGGTCCGGCAGGCGACAACGGCAGGGATCACGACGGTCGCGACGTACGCGACCGAGCCGGGCGACGCCTCCCCGACCGCATGGTGCCCCCTCGATCTACGGGACGCGGGAAACTTGGACGCCGTCATGGCCGAGGTGAACCCGCACGTTGTCATCAACGCATCGAGCGGCCGGGCCGACTGGGCGATCACCGCGGAAGGACCACTCCAGCTCGCGATAGTCGCTGCGAAGCACGGAACGCGCATGGTGCACGTCTCCACCGACGCGGTGTTCTCCGGAGCCGGCCGAGTCCACTACGACGAGGCGTGTCTCCCGGACCCCGTCACCCCGTACGGCGCAGCGAAGGCCGCGGCGGAGACCGGGGTCCTCGTCGTGCACCCGAAGGCCGTTGTCGCCCGTACGTCGCTGATCATCGGCCACGGACAATCCGTGCACGAGCGCCTGGTGCACCAACTCGCCGCCGACACAGTTGATTGCGCCCTGTTCACCGACGACATCCGCTGCCCGGTCCATGTCTCGGACCTGGCTGCCGCGCTGCTGGAACTGACGTCGAGCGACGCAGCAGGTATCCACCATCTCGCCGGGACCGACGCCCTGAGCCGCCACGAACTCGGCGTCCTCATTGCCAGGCGCGATGGTCTCGACGCCTCCCGTCTGCGCGCCGGCCTGCGGGCAGAGAGCACGGTTCCCGGGGCTCTCGACGTACGCCTCGACAGCCAGACGACCCAGCGGCAATTGCGCACCACGCTGCGCGGTGCCCGCGAGTTCCTGCAGGGCTGA
- a CDS encoding GNAT family N-acetyltransferase, translating to MSSDDVLLRRAHAADAHAAADVWLRSYASALPTVRCAHGKAEVRDWFARVLVPQYDTWVAVTGNSVVGLLVLKGDELKQLYLESEWRGRGLGDRFMSLAKRQQPDGLLLWTFQVNGPARRFYQRHGFTEAERTDGQRNDEREPDVRYVWQPQA from the coding sequence ATGAGCAGCGACGACGTTCTCCTCCGCCGGGCCCACGCCGCCGACGCACACGCTGCAGCCGATGTGTGGCTGCGCTCCTACGCCTCGGCTTTGCCAACCGTGCGCTGCGCACACGGCAAAGCCGAGGTGCGGGACTGGTTCGCCCGCGTGCTCGTGCCGCAGTACGACACCTGGGTGGCCGTCACCGGGAACAGCGTGGTGGGGCTCCTGGTGCTCAAAGGCGACGAGCTGAAGCAGCTCTACCTCGAATCGGAATGGCGCGGACGGGGCCTCGGCGACCGGTTCATGTCCCTGGCCAAGCGACAGCAGCCGGACGGCCTGTTGCTGTGGACGTTCCAGGTCAACGGCCCGGCCCGGCGCTTCTACCAACGGCACGGCTTCACCGAGGCCGAGCGCACCGATGGGCAGCGCAACGACGAGCGCGAGCCCGACGTCCGCTACGTCTGGCAGCCACAGGCGTAG
- a CDS encoding ParB/RepB/Spo0J family partition protein gives MSPNPRQRAADRTGASAAFGAAQTRSTRGQIIESVVGAAPTLISVDRVAENPGNPRQEFDKDYITQLAQNMREVGQVQTATVMSRLAFLVSHPEHKDAIPPDHEYVVIDGHCRLRAAREAGIDFRITVDDSSAGTREDLLAAALSANHFRKDLTPIEEAEAIEALVQFHGSASAVVSILGGAVNASWISTRRALLNLPEDIQQRVAEKQVPIEIARKAGSLKSAEDQTAYVETKMAERKVQQDQKPKAVRGRAAAAEKRQLQHPSPEPTETAAAHESVSPAATTTLTPAQSVPEPRLEAASPTDRQGPIDWTNPESVTTAILERCTPEVVQKIAQSLTNTL, from the coding sequence GTGAGCCCCAACCCTCGACAGCGCGCCGCTGACCGGACAGGCGCCAGCGCCGCCTTCGGAGCAGCCCAAACGCGTAGTACCCGTGGTCAGATCATCGAGTCCGTCGTGGGAGCTGCTCCAACACTGATCTCCGTGGACCGCGTTGCCGAGAACCCCGGTAACCCACGGCAGGAGTTCGACAAGGACTACATCACGCAGCTCGCGCAGAACATGCGAGAGGTCGGGCAGGTCCAGACCGCCACGGTCATGAGCCGACTGGCGTTCCTCGTCTCGCACCCCGAGCACAAGGACGCCATCCCTCCGGACCACGAGTACGTCGTCATCGACGGTCACTGCCGACTCCGTGCGGCACGCGAAGCGGGAATCGACTTCCGGATCACCGTCGACGATTCCTCGGCCGGCACCCGTGAGGACCTCCTCGCCGCAGCGCTCTCCGCCAACCATTTCCGCAAGGACCTCACGCCGATCGAGGAAGCCGAAGCCATCGAGGCACTCGTGCAGTTCCACGGCAGCGCATCCGCGGTCGTGTCGATCCTGGGGGGCGCCGTCAACGCCTCCTGGATTTCCACCCGCCGCGCTCTCCTCAACCTGCCCGAAGACATCCAGCAACGCGTTGCCGAAAAGCAGGTGCCGATTGAGATCGCGCGCAAGGCCGGCAGTCTGAAGAGCGCGGAAGACCAGACTGCGTATGTCGAGACCAAGATGGCCGAGCGGAAGGTCCAGCAGGACCAGAAGCCAAAGGCAGTGAGAGGTCGCGCCGCGGCTGCGGAGAAGCGGCAGCTGCAGCACCCCTCCCCCGAACCCACCGAGACCGCAGCAGCCCACGAGTCCGTATCGCCCGCTGCCACGACCACGCTGACTCCAGCGCAGAGCGTGCCGGAACCGCGCCTTGAAGCAGCGTCACCCACAGACCGTCAAGGCCCGATCGACTGGACGAACCCTGAGTCAGTCACGACGGCCATCCTCGAGCGCTGCACCCCTGAGGTCGTACAAAAGATCGCCCAAAGCCTTACCAACACCCTGTAG
- a CDS encoding UDP-glucose dehydrogenase family protein, with the protein MRVSVIGCGHLGIPHAAAMAELGHEVIGVDVDQAKVDRLNAGECPIYETGLPELLARHTQSRRLRFTTDIREAAEFAELHFIGVGTPIDADGRSYDTAQVFGAIRQLAPHLDRASTIVGKSTVTVGTTSQVTALAQRLAPAGNQVDVVWNPEFLREGHAVEDTLRPDRLIAGVTTAEGEKAIRAVYAGIIDTGVPIFVTDPQTAELAKGAANTFLGLKISYINAVADMCEAAGGDVSQIVDILGIDPRIGAGGMRPGIGYGGGCLPKDVRAFTASALQLGAEQAATLLRAAEEINENRTDVALGLISRALGDRPIKDTRITVWGAAFKPGTNDVRDSPALALSQALQQAGATVTVHDPQAVPTAMVRNPELDYTDDLEASVDGAELVVLATEWPEYRQADPHALVDRPANPLLVDCRTTLDPEPWRATGWTVHQLGRPGK; encoded by the coding sequence ATGCGCGTTTCCGTGATCGGCTGCGGTCACCTCGGCATCCCGCACGCTGCGGCGATGGCAGAGCTCGGCCACGAGGTCATCGGCGTGGACGTCGACCAGGCCAAGGTCGATCGACTCAACGCCGGCGAATGCCCCATCTACGAGACCGGCCTGCCCGAGCTACTCGCCCGCCACACGCAGAGCAGACGTCTGCGCTTCACCACCGACATTCGCGAGGCCGCCGAATTCGCCGAGCTGCACTTCATCGGCGTCGGCACCCCCATCGACGCAGACGGCCGCTCCTACGACACCGCACAGGTCTTCGGCGCGATCCGCCAGCTCGCCCCCCACCTCGACCGTGCGTCCACGATCGTCGGGAAGTCCACCGTCACCGTCGGCACCACCAGCCAGGTCACCGCCCTCGCGCAGCGCCTGGCCCCCGCCGGCAACCAGGTCGACGTCGTGTGGAACCCTGAGTTCCTGCGCGAGGGCCACGCAGTCGAGGACACCCTCCGCCCGGACCGGCTCATCGCCGGCGTCACCACCGCTGAGGGCGAGAAGGCGATCCGTGCGGTGTACGCCGGGATCATCGACACGGGCGTTCCGATCTTCGTCACCGACCCGCAGACCGCCGAGCTGGCCAAGGGCGCCGCGAACACCTTCCTCGGCCTGAAGATCAGCTACATCAACGCCGTCGCCGACATGTGCGAGGCTGCGGGCGGCGACGTCTCCCAGATTGTGGACATCCTCGGCATCGACCCCCGCATCGGCGCCGGCGGCATGCGGCCCGGCATTGGCTACGGAGGAGGCTGCCTCCCCAAGGACGTCCGCGCTTTCACTGCATCCGCCCTGCAGCTCGGCGCCGAACAGGCCGCGACCCTCCTGCGCGCCGCCGAGGAGATCAACGAGAACCGCACCGACGTCGCCCTCGGCCTCATCAGCCGTGCCCTGGGCGACCGCCCCATCAAGGACACCCGGATCACCGTGTGGGGCGCCGCGTTCAAGCCCGGCACCAACGACGTACGCGATTCCCCAGCCCTCGCGCTCTCCCAGGCCCTCCAGCAGGCCGGCGCCACCGTCACCGTCCACGACCCGCAGGCCGTGCCCACGGCGATGGTCCGCAACCCGGAGTTGGACTACACCGACGACCTGGAGGCCTCCGTCGACGGCGCGGAACTCGTCGTCCTGGCCACCGAATGGCCCGAGTACCGGCAGGCCGACCCCCACGCCCTGGTGGACCGCCCGGCCAACCCCCTCCTCGTCGACTGCCGCACCACCCTCGACCCCGAGCCCTGGCGCGCGACGGGCTGGACCGTCCACCAGCTCGGGCGTCCGGGGAAGTAG
- a CDS encoding HEAT repeat domain-containing protein — MINELDRIDWSSMSHAYGPAVEVPTWLRAMASPDPEVRDKAFNDFYSAAHHQGDVYPCTAASLPFLFAMADGAATPDRASIVQLLLSIGRESADRSDGLYYSPDGTESTAGADSLALIRERADIFISHSNDPDPFVRQPAIEGLGHFLEDADQAVALLRDRLSAERGIVERLLVIRTMADLALRLPAARSSATAWLDALARQATADPDIRLAALVHQSRCSPASIGADTVPTAISLLRQLTPAPKPEPRGKKCEAGPDACACAAEPATTTAQDVPPQLAAAFNDLERHNRVHAPTTDLLRRFHATLDARLPERTALLTEQLRSPDPATRYDAIRMAKNLITSWRGEHTDLVMLLTECLAPEDPYTAAAAAETLGSLTFVSEPAREALAAYIDANRATHGHDVWATPHPLRRRAHQEAVMALARLGDVRALPCLLTALDTGCDAWRAIQVAGHLSSAAEELVPRLARLLAEADLSKKWPETNTGALISALAALRHPAGLPALTHAVSAAARHEQWSTATSAVNALASFGPGAAPALMVIRPLADAEDVNLRAAAAAAVWELGRNAAESVPRLEVLLDSHCNRNAADTLGRIGPPAQTALPRLRELLDAGYEWTRVHAAAALWDIGGEAEADVVVQTLLAAWEKNDATANHVLACLDRMGPAAATALPRIQAELALPRRGGRFKSVSNDAEVQRLCRDILARLSCP; from the coding sequence ATGATCAACGAACTGGACAGGATCGACTGGTCGTCGATGAGTCACGCCTATGGCCCGGCCGTCGAAGTCCCTACGTGGCTGCGGGCGATGGCCTCCCCTGACCCAGAAGTCCGGGACAAGGCATTCAACGACTTCTACAGCGCGGCCCACCACCAAGGTGACGTGTATCCCTGTACAGCGGCCAGCCTGCCGTTCCTCTTTGCCATGGCCGACGGCGCCGCGACCCCCGACCGTGCCTCCATCGTGCAGCTGCTGCTCAGCATCGGCCGCGAATCCGCCGACCGAAGCGACGGCCTGTACTACTCACCTGACGGCACCGAGTCGACAGCAGGCGCAGACAGCCTGGCCCTCATACGTGAGCGCGCCGACATCTTCATTTCCCACTCCAACGACCCCGACCCCTTCGTACGCCAGCCGGCGATCGAGGGCCTCGGCCACTTCCTGGAAGACGCCGACCAAGCCGTCGCACTCCTCCGCGACCGGCTGTCCGCAGAACGCGGGATTGTCGAGCGACTGCTGGTCATCCGGACGATGGCAGACCTGGCGCTGCGGCTGCCGGCAGCCCGTTCCTCCGCCACAGCGTGGCTCGACGCCCTGGCCCGGCAAGCCACAGCAGATCCCGACATCCGCCTGGCCGCCCTCGTCCACCAGTCACGGTGCTCCCCCGCGAGCATCGGCGCCGACACCGTCCCCACGGCGATCAGCCTGCTCCGACAGCTCACGCCCGCACCCAAGCCCGAACCACGAGGCAAGAAGTGCGAGGCCGGCCCCGACGCCTGCGCCTGTGCTGCCGAGCCGGCAACCACAACGGCGCAGGACGTGCCGCCGCAGCTAGCTGCCGCATTCAACGACCTCGAACGGCACAACCGTGTCCACGCACCCACCACAGATCTCCTGCGCCGCTTCCACGCGACGCTCGACGCCCGCCTGCCCGAGCGCACCGCGCTGCTCACCGAACAGCTCCGCAGCCCGGACCCCGCCACCCGGTACGACGCAATCCGTATGGCCAAGAACCTCATCACCTCCTGGAGGGGCGAGCACACCGACCTCGTCATGCTCCTCACGGAATGCCTGGCACCCGAGGACCCGTACACCGCCGCCGCGGCCGCCGAAACTCTTGGATCCCTGACTTTCGTCTCCGAACCGGCCCGCGAAGCCCTCGCCGCCTACATCGACGCCAACCGCGCTACACACGGACACGACGTGTGGGCGACTCCCCATCCGTTGCGGCGCCGTGCGCATCAGGAAGCCGTCATGGCGCTGGCACGCCTCGGCGACGTACGGGCCCTGCCCTGCCTGTTGACCGCGCTGGACACAGGGTGCGACGCGTGGCGTGCCATACAGGTCGCCGGGCACCTGAGCTCGGCCGCCGAGGAACTCGTGCCGAGACTGGCCCGGCTCCTTGCCGAGGCCGACCTCTCAAAGAAGTGGCCCGAAACGAACACCGGCGCCCTCATATCCGCCCTGGCCGCACTGCGTCACCCTGCGGGCCTACCCGCACTCACCCATGCCGTCAGCGCCGCGGCCCGGCATGAGCAGTGGTCCACCGCCACCTCCGCCGTGAACGCCCTCGCGTCCTTCGGGCCCGGAGCCGCACCGGCCCTGATGGTCATCCGCCCGCTGGCCGACGCCGAAGACGTGAATCTCCGCGCGGCCGCCGCGGCCGCAGTGTGGGAACTCGGGCGCAACGCCGCCGAGTCCGTGCCGAGATTGGAGGTACTGCTCGACAGCCACTGCAACCGCAATGCCGCCGATACCCTCGGCCGGATCGGCCCGCCGGCCCAGACCGCGCTGCCCCGACTGCGCGAACTGCTGGACGCCGGGTACGAGTGGACCCGGGTCCACGCCGCAGCCGCGCTCTGGGACATCGGAGGCGAGGCCGAAGCCGACGTCGTCGTGCAGACGCTGCTGGCCGCCTGGGAGAAGAACGACGCGACAGCCAACCACGTCCTGGCCTGCCTCGACCGGATGGGCCCGGCTGCGGCAACAGCCCTCCCCCGCATCCAGGCCGAGCTCGCACTGCCCCGACGCGGGGGGCGATTCAAGAGCGTCAGCAACGACGCGGAGGTACAGCGCCTCTGCCGCGACATCCTGGCTCGCCTCAGCTGCCCATAG
- a CDS encoding DUF2637 domain-containing protein, with the protein MQLTRTHRILIGLVVAGAVLIAAIGFAGSYAAVRELAEQKGFGGFSVVFPIGIDAGICVLLSLDLLLTWLRIPFPLLRQTAWLLTAATIAFNGAAAWPDPLGVGMHAVIPVLFVVSVEAARHAVGRIADITADKHMEGVRLTRWLLSPVPTFRLWRRMKLWELRSYEQVIKLEQDRLIYQARLQARFGRSWRRKAPVESLMPLRLAKYGVPLADTGPAGLAAASIEPALLPPAPAQAMAQAAAAVETAPQPELVGAPQHVLAAGEANEAAAQLVAPVRTEPSQNTGHVGEGEQPALPEVDYNDAVLGYRNQFGQLPNARQFGLFLAQYGVVDPVTGGVLPEGLLRPVLQDFKATQYQAGDPEAAEAPGGADEGASVPADDAEHVDGEPDAAAVSASEAGRSVAMSSSPDPKAASQQEGQPTLEPVSLMNEADHGGGTPQQIQLDLPAPRAPEAPVGKPGVWEAAGTSTGVAAALVPAQQSVEPELDPVEQQLVTVVRWLVEAEESGGRLTGAEVARRLGLSPKTGQRRVNAAAERLEEQRRQQGRAHLRSVNR; encoded by the coding sequence ATGCAGCTGACGCGTACGCACCGGATACTCATCGGGCTCGTGGTCGCCGGTGCGGTGCTCATCGCAGCAATCGGATTCGCGGGCTCATACGCGGCCGTGCGCGAGCTCGCCGAGCAGAAGGGCTTCGGCGGTTTCTCCGTCGTCTTCCCGATCGGCATCGATGCCGGCATCTGCGTCCTGCTCTCGCTGGACCTGCTGCTGACCTGGCTGCGCATCCCGTTCCCGCTGCTGCGCCAGACCGCCTGGCTGCTCACCGCCGCCACGATCGCGTTCAACGGCGCAGCCGCCTGGCCCGACCCGCTCGGTGTCGGCATGCACGCCGTGATCCCCGTCCTGTTCGTCGTCTCCGTCGAGGCCGCCCGCCACGCGGTGGGCCGGATCGCGGACATCACGGCCGACAAACACATGGAGGGTGTCCGCCTCACTCGCTGGCTGCTCTCCCCCGTGCCGACGTTCCGGCTGTGGCGGCGGATGAAGCTGTGGGAGTTGCGCTCCTACGAGCAGGTCATCAAGCTCGAACAGGACCGGCTGATCTACCAGGCCCGCCTCCAAGCACGCTTCGGCCGCAGCTGGCGCCGCAAGGCCCCCGTCGAATCCCTGATGCCGCTGCGCCTCGCCAAGTACGGCGTCCCACTCGCCGACACCGGCCCCGCCGGACTCGCCGCAGCCAGCATCGAACCGGCCCTGCTGCCGCCGGCCCCCGCCCAGGCGATGGCCCAGGCTGCCGCCGCCGTGGAGACGGCCCCGCAGCCCGAGCTCGTGGGGGCCCCGCAACATGTTCTGGCTGCAGGAGAGGCGAATGAAGCCGCTGCTCAGCTCGTGGCACCGGTGCGCACGGAGCCCAGTCAGAACACCGGTCACGTTGGCGAAGGAGAGCAGCCGGCGCTGCCTGAGGTCGACTACAACGACGCAGTACTGGGCTATCGCAACCAGTTCGGGCAGCTCCCGAACGCCCGGCAGTTCGGGCTGTTCCTCGCGCAGTACGGAGTCGTCGACCCCGTCACGGGCGGCGTACTTCCGGAGGGACTCCTGAGGCCCGTCCTCCAGGACTTCAAGGCGACGCAGTATCAGGCCGGTGATCCCGAAGCGGCTGAAGCTCCAGGCGGTGCCGACGAGGGAGCGTCCGTACCGGCCGACGATGCTGAGCACGTCGACGGAGAACCTGACGCTGCGGCGGTTAGTGCGTCCGAGGCCGGTCGGTCCGTGGCCATGTCGTCTTCTCCGGACCCGAAGGCGGCCTCCCAGCAAGAAGGCCAGCCGACTCTGGAGCCGGTCTCGCTGATGAACGAGGCCGACCACGGTGGAGGGACACCGCAGCAGATCCAGCTCGATCTTCCGGCACCGAGAGCGCCTGAAGCACCCGTTGGCAAGCCAGGTGTCTGGGAGGCCGCCGGCACCAGCACGGGAGTTGCTGCTGCGCTGGTGCCCGCGCAGCAGAGCGTCGAGCCCGAATTGGACCCGGTTGAGCAGCAGCTCGTGACCGTGGTCAGGTGGTTGGTCGAGGCGGAGGAGTCCGGTGGCCGGCTCACGGGTGCCGAGGTCGCCCGTCGGCTGGGCCTGTCGCCGAAGACGGGTCAGCGGCGCGTGAATGCCGCGGCCGAGCGCCTCGAAGAGCAACGGCGGCAGCAGGGCCGCGCGCATCTGCGATCGGTCAACCGCTGA